A window of Streptomyces sp. N50 contains these coding sequences:
- a CDS encoding amidohydrolase family protein: MLTLRAARVLHVETGEFESPGLITVEGDRIAHTGGGTGESDGENEVLDLGDVTLLPGLMDMEVNLLMGGRGETLAFSPVQDDPPLRMLRAVGNARRTLRAGFTTVRNLGLFVKTGGYLLDVALAKAIDAGWIDGPRIVPAGHAITPTGGHLDPTMFAAYAPGIMPLSLEEGIANGVDEVRKAVRYQIKHGARLIKVCASGGVMSHTGTPGAQHYSDEELRAIVDEAHRRGLKVAAHTHGADAVRHAVEAGIDCIEHGFLLDDDTIALMAERGTFLVPTTALIDGMDMSHAAPELKEKAAEIFPRAKTVVARAGKAGVRMALGTDAPAIPHGRGAQELIALVDRGMTPLEALQAATVNAAELIEADDRGRIAEGLLADLIAVPGNPLEDVSLMADVRFVMKGGKVFRDERR, from the coding sequence GTGCTCACGCTCAGAGCGGCGCGTGTACTGCACGTGGAGACGGGCGAGTTCGAGTCGCCGGGGCTGATCACGGTCGAGGGCGACCGCATCGCGCACACCGGCGGCGGCACCGGCGAGAGTGACGGGGAGAACGAGGTTCTCGACCTCGGCGACGTGACTCTCCTGCCCGGTCTCATGGACATGGAGGTCAACCTCCTGATGGGCGGCCGGGGCGAGACACTCGCGTTCTCCCCCGTCCAGGACGATCCCCCGCTGCGGATGCTCCGCGCGGTCGGCAACGCCCGGCGGACCCTGCGCGCGGGGTTCACCACGGTCCGCAACCTCGGCCTGTTCGTGAAGACGGGCGGCTATCTGCTGGACGTCGCGCTGGCCAAGGCCATCGACGCCGGCTGGATCGACGGCCCGCGCATCGTGCCCGCCGGACACGCCATTACACCCACCGGCGGCCATCTCGACCCCACGATGTTCGCCGCGTACGCCCCCGGAATCATGCCTCTCTCCCTGGAAGAGGGCATTGCCAACGGCGTCGACGAGGTGCGCAAGGCCGTCCGCTACCAGATCAAGCACGGCGCTCGGCTCATCAAGGTCTGCGCGTCCGGGGGCGTCATGTCCCACACCGGCACCCCCGGCGCGCAGCACTACTCCGACGAGGAACTGCGCGCCATCGTCGACGAGGCCCACCGGCGCGGACTGAAGGTGGCGGCCCACACCCATGGGGCCGACGCCGTCCGGCACGCGGTGGAGGCGGGCATCGACTGCATCGAGCACGGCTTCCTGCTCGACGACGACACCATCGCGTTGATGGCGGAGCGCGGCACTTTCCTGGTGCCGACCACCGCTCTCATCGACGGGATGGACATGTCCCATGCCGCGCCCGAACTGAAGGAGAAGGCCGCCGAGATCTTCCCCCGGGCGAAGACGGTGGTGGCCAGGGCCGGCAAGGCGGGTGTCCGGATGGCGCTGGGCACGGACGCGCCGGCGATCCCGCACGGCCGCGGCGCCCAGGAGCTGATCGCCCTGGTCGACCGCGGGATGACCCCGCTGGAGGCACTCCAGGCGGCGACCGTCAACGCGGCGGAGCTGATCGAGGCCGACGACCGGGGCCGTATCGCGGAGGGACTGCTCGCCGATCTGATCGCGGTACCGGGCAATCCGCTGGAGGACGTCTCCCTGATGGCGGACGTCCGGTTCGTGATGAAGGGCGGGAAGGTGTTCCGCGATGAACGCCGCTGA
- a CDS encoding TetR/AcrR family transcriptional regulator, with translation MAEPRRAPGRPRDTSINERALAATRELLVQRGFDATTIQAVAEHSGVHASAIYRRWPSRIELIEEATFPGLSPLSVRPTGDLRRDLRRFVRAYLAAFGAPAARAAAAGLFAHSQTSTTPRPPEMLLRVSARPQFQDILRAAPTGTVDPAVDPDDVFDMLLGAVLTRTLLSAVTARNRPVERTVDMILRMLRPLDGPE, from the coding sequence ATGGCAGAACCGCGCCGCGCCCCGGGCCGTCCACGGGACACGAGCATCAACGAACGGGCCCTCGCGGCGACGCGCGAACTCCTCGTCCAGCGCGGCTTCGACGCGACGACGATCCAGGCGGTGGCCGAGCACTCCGGCGTGCACGCCTCCGCCATCTACCGCCGCTGGCCCTCCCGGATCGAGCTGATCGAGGAGGCCACGTTCCCCGGGCTCAGCCCGCTGAGCGTCCGCCCGACGGGGGACCTGCGACGCGACCTCCGCCGGTTCGTGCGCGCCTACTTGGCTGCCTTCGGCGCGCCCGCTGCCCGCGCCGCCGCGGCCGGTCTCTTCGCGCACTCCCAGACGTCGACCACGCCCCGGCCGCCGGAGATGCTGCTGCGCGTGTCGGCGCGACCGCAGTTCCAGGACATCCTGCGCGCCGCGCCGACCGGGACCGTCGACCCCGCCGTGGACCCGGACGACGTCTTCGACATGCTCCTCGGCGCCGTCCTGACCCGCACCCTCCTGTCCGCGGTCACGGCCCGCAACCGCCCGGTCGAGCGCACGGTCGACATGATCCTGCGGATGCTACGGCCCCTCGACGGCCCGGAGTGA
- a CDS encoding zinc-binding dehydrogenase, translated as MRAAVLRGGSVEARTVDDPVPGPGQLLVRSLACGICASDLHFMDHPEAGADDDSGMSTYDQDVDIVMGHEYCAEVVDHGPGTERRIPVGTRVSSLPVLSTPAGRRIIGQNPESPGGFGELFLLTEAITRVVVSDLPSEIVCVADAISVGWSTASRAQLSASEVPLVIGCGAIALSAIGRLKNLGVGPIVAADLVASRRATALAMGADVVVDPAEVSPYEVWRNAAGNRSSCVVFECVGVPGVLDSIIKGCERGTRIFSVGGPPEGDHLHTLTAKRKGINIQFGGGPSMDHWDEAFRAVCSGSLDVGPMLGHTVGLDGVPAALDAARDADGPARIIVVPGS; from the coding sequence ATGCGTGCTGCTGTGCTGCGGGGCGGGAGCGTCGAGGCGCGGACCGTCGACGATCCGGTCCCCGGACCGGGCCAACTCCTCGTCCGATCCCTGGCATGCGGGATCTGCGCGTCGGATCTGCACTTCATGGACCATCCGGAGGCGGGCGCCGACGACGACAGCGGCATGTCGACGTACGACCAGGACGTCGACATCGTGATGGGTCACGAGTACTGCGCCGAGGTCGTGGACCACGGCCCCGGCACCGAGCGCCGGATCCCGGTCGGGACGCGGGTGAGTTCGCTGCCCGTACTGAGCACTCCCGCCGGCCGCAGGATCATCGGCCAGAACCCCGAATCTCCGGGCGGATTCGGGGAGTTGTTCCTGCTGACCGAAGCCATCACCCGGGTCGTGGTGTCGGACCTGCCGAGTGAGATCGTGTGTGTCGCCGACGCGATCTCGGTGGGCTGGTCGACGGCGTCCCGCGCCCAACTGTCCGCGAGCGAGGTGCCGTTGGTCATCGGCTGCGGCGCCATCGCCCTGTCGGCGATCGGCCGGCTCAAGAACCTCGGCGTCGGTCCGATCGTGGCGGCCGATCTCGTGGCCTCGCGTCGCGCGACCGCACTGGCCATGGGCGCCGACGTGGTCGTCGACCCCGCCGAGGTCTCACCGTACGAGGTGTGGCGCAACGCGGCCGGGAACCGGTCGAGTTGTGTCGTCTTCGAGTGCGTCGGCGTCCCGGGTGTTCTCGACTCGATCATCAAGGGCTGCGAGCGCGGGACCCGGATCTTCTCCGTCGGGGGTCCGCCGGAGGGCGACCATCTGCACACCCTGACCGCGAAGCGGAAGGGCATCAACATCCAGTTCGGGGGCGGCCCGTCGATGGACCACTGGGACGAGGCGTTCCGGGCGGTCTGCTCCGGGAGCCTCGATGTCGGGCCGATGCTCGGCCACACCGTCGGGCTCGACGGGGTGCCGGCCGCGCTCGACGCCGCACGGGACGCCGACGGGCCGGCCCGCATCATCGTCGTACCAGGGAGCTGA
- a CDS encoding nuclear transport factor 2 family protein: MSETDELAQLRATVESLAAKVRALEDQVEITQLVAQYGPAVDSGSGEAAAALWTEDGVFDAIPHLRMEGRDGIVGMVHGAGHQSVIHNGCGHVLTAPHVVVDGDHATGRSHALHLRWDADAGRFWVFQVSANTWRWVRTSDGWRIAERVNANLDGTEGPRAMLAPAVNSTALEES, encoded by the coding sequence ATGAGCGAGACGGACGAACTTGCCCAACTGCGCGCCACCGTCGAGTCGTTGGCGGCGAAGGTGCGCGCCTTGGAGGACCAGGTGGAGATCACCCAGCTCGTCGCCCAGTACGGGCCCGCGGTCGACAGCGGTTCGGGAGAGGCCGCGGCGGCGCTCTGGACCGAGGACGGCGTCTTCGACGCGATCCCCCACCTGCGGATGGAGGGCCGGGACGGCATCGTCGGCATGGTCCACGGCGCCGGGCACCAGAGCGTGATCCACAACGGCTGCGGTCACGTGCTGACCGCGCCGCACGTGGTCGTCGACGGCGACCACGCGACCGGCCGCAGCCATGCGCTTCATCTGCGCTGGGACGCGGACGCGGGACGGTTCTGGGTGTTCCAGGTCTCCGCCAACACCTGGCGCTGGGTACGGACTTCGGACGGCTGGCGCATCGCCGAGCGGGTCAACGCCAACCTCGACGGCACCGAGGGACCCCGCGCGATGCTGGCACCGGCCGTCAACTCCACCGCCTTGGAGGAGAGTTGA
- a CDS encoding NAD(P)-dependent oxidoreductase, with product MRIGVIGSGRMGRPIVDRLMTAGHDVTMHTRRPETRAIAQKAGASWADTIEETVRGADAVFVVVLTDEQVRSVCLGPDGALAAMSAGATLVQHTTSDPETARLLFEAGAQRGVGVLDAALSGGPHDIAAGRLTLWVGGDEAQLEQTRPLLEAYASPILFVGPAGSGQRVKLVNNALFVAQVGLAVDAVRVAGSLGIDENVILTALQHGSGASRALDVVARGGSVDSVAVRLADLMSKDVAMVREVARSTGADLGIIGTVLSSDAVEKKVLQRPSS from the coding sequence TTGAGGATCGGTGTGATCGGGTCGGGCCGGATGGGGCGGCCGATCGTCGACCGCCTCATGACCGCCGGTCACGACGTCACCATGCACACACGCCGCCCCGAGACGCGCGCCATCGCCCAGAAGGCCGGGGCGAGTTGGGCCGACACGATCGAGGAGACCGTGCGCGGTGCCGACGCCGTGTTCGTCGTCGTGCTGACGGACGAGCAGGTGCGGTCGGTGTGTCTCGGCCCGGACGGCGCCCTCGCGGCCATGTCGGCGGGGGCGACACTCGTCCAGCACACCACGTCCGACCCCGAGACCGCCCGGCTGCTCTTCGAGGCGGGTGCGCAGCGCGGTGTCGGGGTGCTGGACGCCGCGCTCTCGGGCGGGCCGCACGACATCGCGGCAGGCCGCCTCACCCTGTGGGTCGGCGGGGACGAAGCCCAACTGGAGCAGACACGCCCGCTGTTGGAGGCATACGCCTCACCCATCCTGTTCGTGGGACCGGCCGGCAGCGGTCAGCGGGTCAAGCTCGTCAACAACGCCCTGTTCGTGGCACAGGTCGGCCTCGCGGTCGACGCGGTGCGGGTGGCGGGGTCGCTCGGTATCGACGAGAACGTGATTCTCACGGCGCTCCAGCATGGCAGCGGCGCCAGTCGGGCGCTCGATGTCGTCGCCCGTGGAGGGTCGGTCGACTCGGTGGCGGTGCGGCTGGCGGATCTGATGAGCAAGGACGTCGCCATGGTGCGCGAGGTGGCGCGGAGCACCGGTGCCGACCTCGGGATCATCGGGACGGTGCTGTCGTCGGACGCGGTCGAGAAGAAGGTTCTCCAACGGCCGTCGTCATGA
- a CDS encoding SDR family NAD(P)-dependent oxidoreductase has translation MAESLTSKYGPWGVIAGGSDGVGVAFAHRLAAQGMNVVLVARRLPVLEASADEVRSRYGVEVRTVALDLSSSSALAELEDATAGLEVGLFVYNAGSDDRSVPFLDKDLDTHLGLVRRNCAAVLEAAYRFGGPMVARKRGAVVLVTSGAAWAGGATLAAYGASKAFDLILAESLWAEWKDSGVDVLGLVLGRTDTPSLRRTEGVQGGSYGGDLADPDDVAAEALAHLSDGPTWICGSPTPTGGSPFGALSRRDAVLAMSRGATAHKEK, from the coding sequence GTGGCTGAATCTCTCACGAGCAAGTACGGGCCGTGGGGCGTCATCGCCGGCGGGTCGGACGGGGTGGGCGTCGCGTTCGCCCACCGGCTGGCCGCCCAGGGGATGAACGTCGTACTGGTGGCCCGGCGCCTGCCCGTGCTGGAGGCCTCCGCCGACGAGGTCCGGTCCCGGTACGGCGTCGAGGTCCGTACGGTCGCGCTCGACCTCAGCTCCTCAAGTGCCCTGGCGGAGCTGGAGGATGCGACCGCCGGGCTGGAGGTCGGGCTGTTCGTGTACAACGCCGGCAGCGACGACCGCAGCGTGCCGTTCCTCGACAAAGATCTCGATACCCATCTGGGCCTGGTGCGGCGCAACTGCGCGGCCGTACTCGAAGCCGCCTACCGGTTCGGTGGCCCGATGGTGGCGCGCAAGCGGGGAGCCGTGGTCCTGGTGACCTCGGGCGCCGCGTGGGCGGGTGGCGCCACGCTCGCCGCCTACGGCGCGTCGAAGGCCTTCGACCTGATCCTCGCGGAGAGCCTGTGGGCGGAGTGGAAGGACAGCGGCGTGGACGTCCTGGGCCTGGTGCTCGGCAGGACCGACACCCCGTCCCTGCGCCGGACCGAAGGCGTCCAAGGGGGTTCCTACGGCGGCGACTTGGCCGATCCCGACGACGTGGCCGCCGAGGCGCTCGCCCATCTCTCCGACGGGCCGACCTGGATCTGCGGCAGCCCCACCCCGACAGGCGGTTCACCGTTCGGGGCGCTGAGCCGCCGCGACGCGGTGCTCGCGATGAGCCGGGGCGCGACCGCGCACAAGGAGAAGTGA
- a CDS encoding enoyl-CoA hydratase yields MDEILYEVDGRVGIITLNRPEVANAQNSTLLDALDAAWSRAAVDEDVKVILLKANGKHFSAGHDLKDRWPAPKEITLEWIYSAETRRYLEYTLRWRNVPKPTIAAVQGKCIAGGLMLCWPCDLIVAAENAEFSDPVVHMGIGGVEYHGHTWELGPRKAKEILFTGRAVTAEEAEKVGMVNKVVPLDQLGTEALELAHQIATMPSFGLRQAKRAVNQSLDVQGFYAAIQSVFDIHETGHGNALSVSGYPILTQLDAMKERIKGQ; encoded by the coding sequence ATGGACGAGATCCTGTACGAGGTCGACGGCCGGGTGGGGATCATCACCCTCAACCGGCCGGAGGTCGCCAACGCGCAGAACAGCACGCTCCTCGACGCCCTCGACGCGGCCTGGAGCCGGGCCGCGGTCGACGAGGACGTGAAGGTCATTCTCCTGAAGGCCAACGGCAAGCACTTCTCGGCGGGACACGACCTGAAGGACCGCTGGCCGGCGCCGAAGGAGATCACCCTGGAGTGGATCTACAGCGCCGAGACCCGCAGGTACCTGGAGTACACCCTGCGCTGGCGCAACGTGCCCAAGCCGACGATCGCCGCCGTACAGGGCAAGTGCATCGCGGGCGGACTGATGCTCTGCTGGCCCTGCGACCTGATCGTGGCCGCCGAGAACGCCGAATTCTCCGACCCCGTCGTGCACATGGGGATCGGCGGAGTCGAATACCACGGCCACACCTGGGAGTTGGGTCCGCGCAAGGCGAAGGAGATCCTCTTCACCGGACGGGCCGTCACCGCCGAGGAGGCGGAGAAGGTCGGCATGGTGAACAAGGTCGTGCCCCTGGACCAACTGGGCACCGAAGCCCTGGAGTTGGCCCACCAGATCGCCACCATGCCGTCCTTCGGACTGCGCCAGGCGAAGCGGGCCGTCAACCAGAGCCTCGACGTCCAGGGCTTCTACGCCGCCATCCAGTCCGTGTTCGACATCCACGAGACGGGACACGGGAACGCGCTGAGCGTGAGCGGATATCCCATTCTCACGCAGCTCGACGCCATGAAGGAACGCATCAAGGGCCAGTAG
- a CDS encoding acyl-CoA dehydrogenase family protein, with protein sequence MRLAPDPEVEKFRADFSDFLDAHLPTPEEATVQSKSSADIPDWARRWQRKLFDAGWLLPAQPPEYGGRNATLPQVVAHLEELSRRRIYHSFNPQGLNIIAASLLTFGTEEQKRDWAVPLLRAEITASLGMSEPGAGSDLAGLRTRAALEGDHFVVNGQKVWTSGAHDADVLLTFVRTDPEAPKHKGISVLLIPTDSEGLVRRPFGSIAAPDDLDFNEVFFTDVHVPKENLVGPLNEGWRVANGSLGHERTLLWVHYAERMDALIQDAACDEEWYATLQMDVQALRLLGYRLLGPDRNPVEISVLKLLGSEAAQNAELHALEQHGTEALLHPVQTGPYTHMNLQTFNASWFERYARSFGGTIAGGTSEIQRNIIAERILGLPR encoded by the coding sequence ATGAGGCTGGCCCCCGACCCCGAGGTCGAGAAGTTCCGCGCCGACTTCAGCGACTTCCTCGACGCCCATCTGCCCACCCCCGAAGAGGCCACGGTCCAGTCCAAGTCCAGCGCGGACATTCCGGATTGGGCCCGGCGCTGGCAGCGCAAGCTCTTCGACGCGGGCTGGCTGCTGCCCGCCCAGCCGCCCGAGTACGGCGGCCGCAACGCGACGCTGCCCCAAGTGGTGGCCCACCTGGAGGAGTTGTCCCGGCGGCGGATCTACCACAGCTTCAACCCGCAGGGCTTGAACATCATCGCGGCCTCACTGCTGACCTTCGGCACCGAGGAACAGAAACGCGACTGGGCCGTCCCCCTGCTGCGGGCCGAGATCACCGCGTCCCTCGGCATGAGCGAGCCCGGCGCCGGCTCCGACCTGGCCGGGCTGCGCACCCGCGCGGCCCTCGAGGGCGACCACTTCGTCGTCAACGGGCAGAAGGTGTGGACCTCGGGCGCGCACGACGCCGACGTCCTGCTCACCTTCGTCCGCACCGACCCCGAGGCCCCCAAGCACAAGGGGATCAGTGTCCTGCTCATCCCCACCGACTCCGAGGGCCTGGTCCGGCGGCCGTTCGGGTCGATCGCCGCGCCGGACGACCTCGACTTCAACGAGGTGTTCTTCACCGACGTCCACGTCCCCAAGGAGAACCTCGTCGGCCCCCTCAACGAGGGCTGGCGCGTGGCCAACGGCTCGCTCGGGCACGAACGGACCCTGCTGTGGGTGCACTACGCCGAGCGCATGGACGCCCTGATCCAGGACGCGGCCTGTGACGAGGAGTGGTACGCCACCCTCCAAATGGACGTCCAGGCACTGCGGTTGCTCGGCTACCGGCTGCTCGGGCCCGACCGCAACCCGGTGGAGATCTCGGTGCTCAAACTGCTCGGCTCCGAGGCCGCGCAGAACGCCGAGCTGCACGCCCTCGAACAGCACGGGACCGAGGCGCTGCTGCATCCGGTGCAGACGGGGCCGTACACCCATATGAACTTGCAGACGTTCAACGCCAGTTGGTTCGAGCGGTACGCGCGCAGCTTCGGCGGGACGATCGCCGGCGGCACCTCCGAGATCCAGCGCAACATCATCGCCGAGCGCATCCTCGGCCTGCCCCGATAG
- a CDS encoding acyl-CoA dehydrogenase — MEFEFDDEQRLLQRVVRETVTKSRSLPEKQLWDTYLELGWLEAPPVELAIVLEELGYVADPTPFLATATWFAPLAGRLPRGSGTGVFDGEGKFVLDADRADEIAVLTSEGVVVRDGKELAAERLSVFDPTLHIARVDVPDLVAGVPDLALMGLAVSTVGSCRRILDLVVAHVKQRHQFGVPIGSFQAVKHKAADMYVAIERAKVLAYFSALTIAENDPGRGRAAAMAKAAAGDCQRVCFRNGFQLFGAMGYTWENELQIHLKRAKSGDLLLGTASEHRKALLV, encoded by the coding sequence ATGGAGTTTGAGTTCGACGACGAACAGCGGCTGCTCCAGCGGGTGGTCCGCGAAACGGTCACCAAGTCGCGGTCGCTGCCCGAGAAGCAACTATGGGACACCTACCTGGAGTTGGGCTGGCTGGAGGCCCCGCCGGTGGAACTGGCCATCGTCCTGGAGGAGTTGGGATACGTCGCCGATCCCACGCCCTTCCTCGCCACGGCCACCTGGTTCGCACCGCTGGCCGGACGGCTGCCGCGCGGCTCGGGCACCGGTGTCTTCGACGGCGAGGGGAAGTTCGTCCTCGACGCCGACCGTGCCGACGAGATCGCCGTTCTCACCTCCGAGGGCGTGGTCGTACGGGACGGAAAGGAGCTCGCCGCAGAGCGACTGTCCGTGTTCGACCCGACCCTGCACATCGCCCGGGTGGACGTGCCGGACCTCGTCGCCGGAGTACCGGACCTGGCCCTGATGGGCCTGGCGGTCAGCACGGTCGGCAGTTGCCGGCGGATCCTCGACCTGGTCGTCGCCCATGTGAAGCAACGGCACCAGTTCGGCGTCCCCATCGGCTCGTTCCAGGCCGTCAAGCACAAGGCCGCCGACATGTACGTCGCCATCGAACGAGCCAAGGTGCTCGCCTACTTCTCCGCGCTCACCATCGCCGAGAACGACCCCGGCCGAGGCCGGGCGGCCGCGATGGCGAAGGCGGCCGCGGGCGACTGCCAACGGGTGTGTTTCCGCAACGGGTTCCAGCTCTTCGGGGCCATGGGCTACACGTGGGAGAACGAGCTGCAGATCCATCTCAAGCGGGCCAAGTCCGGGGACCTACTCCTCGGTACGGCGTCCGAGCACAGGAAGGCGCTGCTGGTATGA
- a CDS encoding NADPH:quinone oxidoreductase family protein produces the protein MRAARCNAVGGPVVVEDIPEPPFSGPEFTQNEGGIPVDVHYAAVNFADLLVIDGAYQVKAEPPFTPGSEFAGVVAASANGFEKGERVFGSMFVGAFAERVTARPAGLSRIPEGISTERAAAFGVSHATAFDALRLIADVQPGERVAVLGAAGGVGLATVELAALLGAEVVAVASTEEKRAVCAEQGAQVTLPYDDLKRTLRDAGGADVVIDPVGGPYAEEALRAMRWGGRFVSVGFASGEIPRIPLNLPMLKGVSLHGFDLGGWARHRRDDLVAARTELHGLFAAGRIRPRVHAVYPLADVAEALSLGRRAIGKVLLEVAHGV, from the coding sequence ATGAGAGCCGCCCGCTGCAACGCCGTCGGCGGCCCGGTGGTCGTCGAGGACATCCCCGAACCTCCTTTCTCAGGACCGGAGTTCACCCAGAACGAGGGTGGCATCCCGGTCGACGTGCACTACGCCGCCGTCAACTTCGCCGACCTCCTCGTCATCGACGGCGCCTACCAGGTGAAGGCGGAACCGCCCTTCACCCCCGGCAGCGAGTTCGCCGGCGTGGTCGCCGCCTCCGCGAACGGATTCGAGAAGGGCGAGCGGGTCTTCGGCTCGATGTTCGTCGGCGCCTTCGCCGAACGCGTCACCGCCCGGCCCGCAGGCCTGAGCCGTATCCCCGAGGGAATCTCCACCGAGCGCGCGGCGGCCTTCGGGGTCAGCCACGCCACCGCGTTCGACGCCCTCCGCCTGATCGCCGACGTACAGCCGGGTGAACGGGTCGCCGTCCTCGGCGCGGCCGGCGGGGTCGGCCTCGCCACCGTCGAACTCGCCGCGCTGCTCGGCGCGGAGGTCGTCGCCGTCGCCTCCACGGAGGAGAAACGGGCGGTGTGCGCCGAGCAGGGCGCACAAGTGACCCTGCCGTACGACGACTTGAAGCGGACCCTGCGGGACGCGGGCGGGGCCGATGTCGTGATCGACCCGGTCGGCGGGCCGTACGCGGAGGAGGCGTTGCGGGCGATGCGCTGGGGCGGGCGGTTCGTGAGCGTGGGGTTCGCGAGCGGGGAGATCCCGCGTATCCCGCTCAACCTCCCCATGCTCAAAGGCGTCAGCCTGCACGGCTTCGACCTCGGGGGCTGGGCGCGGCACCGGCGGGACGACCTGGTCGCCGCCCGCACCGAACTCCACGGACTGTTCGCCGCCGGGAGGATCCGGCCCCGCGTCCACGCCGTGTATCCGCTCGCCGACGTCGCCGAGGCTCTCAGCCTGGGGCGCCGCGCCATCGGCAAGGTCCTTCTGGAGGTCGCGCATGGAGTTTGA
- a CDS encoding phosphotransferase family protein: MGPEAVGGPAVTLANTESLARWLDDQGIAPGEPVETSYISGGTSNDIYGIRRGEVSMVLRKPPEKVPPGRNETMLREYRVLNALNGTDVPHPEAIAVCDDTSVLGSCFYLMAHVDGWSPMNTDGWPEPFLSDLSLRPGLAYQLVEGIAKLGNVDWRAQGLEGFGRPDGFHDRQVDRWLAHLAKFKFREIPGLENAAAWLREHRPAHWEPGIIHGDYQFANVMFQHGAPAQLAALVDFEMATVGDPLLDLGWVIMGWPDADEDRTQKGYVDYTGMPDRADLLEHYAKVSGRDVSEIDYYVILARFKMAVVLEGGYARHMKGEGGNPKMAHYGDVVLQMAAEAAELAATTRL; this comes from the coding sequence ATGGGCCCGGAAGCAGTTGGAGGACCTGCTGTGACGCTCGCCAACACGGAATCGCTCGCCCGCTGGCTGGACGACCAGGGCATCGCCCCCGGCGAACCCGTCGAGACGTCGTACATCTCCGGCGGCACCTCCAACGACATCTACGGCATCCGGCGCGGCGAGGTGAGCATGGTGCTGCGCAAGCCGCCGGAGAAGGTTCCGCCGGGGCGCAACGAGACCATGCTCCGCGAATACCGCGTTCTCAACGCGCTCAATGGCACGGACGTCCCGCACCCCGAGGCGATCGCCGTGTGCGACGACACGAGCGTGCTCGGCTCCTGCTTCTACCTCATGGCACACGTCGACGGCTGGTCGCCGATGAACACGGACGGCTGGCCCGAGCCGTTCCTCAGCGACCTGTCGCTGCGCCCCGGCCTCGCCTACCAACTCGTCGAGGGCATCGCCAAGTTGGGCAACGTGGACTGGCGGGCCCAGGGACTGGAAGGCTTCGGCCGCCCCGACGGCTTCCACGACCGGCAGGTCGACCGCTGGCTCGCGCATCTCGCCAAGTTCAAGTTCCGCGAGATACCCGGCCTGGAGAACGCCGCTGCCTGGCTGCGGGAACACCGTCCCGCCCACTGGGAACCGGGCATCATCCACGGCGACTACCAGTTCGCCAACGTCATGTTCCAGCACGGCGCGCCCGCACAGCTCGCCGCCCTGGTCGACTTCGAAATGGCCACCGTGGGCGACCCGTTGCTCGACCTCGGCTGGGTGATCATGGGCTGGCCGGACGCCGACGAGGACCGGACCCAGAAGGGCTACGTCGACTACACCGGCATGCCCGACCGCGCCGACCTGCTGGAGCACTATGCCAAGGTCAGCGGCCGAGACGTCAGCGAGATCGACTACTACGTGATCCTCGCCCGCTTCAAGATGGCCGTCGTCCTCGAAGGCGGTTACGCCCGGCACATGAAGGGTGAGGGCGGCAACCCGAAGATGGCCCACTACGGCGACGTCGTTTTGCAGATGGCCGCCGAGGCTGCCGAGCTCGCCGCGACGACCCGGCTATGA